Proteins co-encoded in one Eriocheir sinensis breed Jianghai 21 chromosome 5, ASM2467909v1, whole genome shotgun sequence genomic window:
- the LOC126985623 gene encoding 15-hydroxyprostaglandin dehydrogenase [NAD(+)]-like — MGNCLGSASKAETQPGSDRTDRSEGMEIKGSVAIITGAARGLGRAFAETLLARGAKVCVADIDTEQGQTTVAELQANHGEGNVIFVSCNVTSDDDFKGVWDATVEKLGPVNILVNNAGIGNEQKWEKTIEVNLGGCMRGTLLALERMGTNKGGSGGVVVNISSIVGLKSNPFGPVYSASKHAIVGLTRSLGNDFHLKVSGIKVQALCPSLVKTDLLANAIKNAFSPEVAQAMAKFASSLGSLTAEAVAGALVKLLEEGRNGGCLVVEAEKEPYYVEAPVS, encoded by the exons ATGGGCAACTGCCTCGGGTCGGCGTCCAAGGCGGAGACGCAGCCAGGGTCAGACAG GACAGATAGAAGCGAGGGCATGGAGATCAAGGGCAGTGTCGCCATCATTACAGGGGCTGCCAGGGGCCTGGGTAGAGCCTTCGCCGAGACCTTGCTGGCACGTGGAGCTAag GTGTGTGTGGCTGACATAGATACAGAGCAGGGCCAAACCACCGTGGCAGAGCTGCAGGCCAACCATGGGGAAGGCAATGTCATATTTGTCTCCTGCAATGTTACAAGTGATGATGACTTTAAGG GAGTCTGGGATGCCACTGTTGAGAAACTGGGGCCTGTCAATATCCTTGTCAACAATGCAGGCATTGGAAACGAACAGAAGTGGGAAAAGACCATAGAAGTGAATCTG GGAGGGTGTATGAGAGGCACACTACTGGCCCTGGAGAGGATGGGCACCAATAAAGGAGGGTCAGGTGGAGTGGTGGTCAATATCTCCAGCATTGTAGGTCTCAAAAGCAACCCCTTTGGCCCCGTCTACTCTGCCAGCAAGCATGCCATTGTTGGCCTCACACGGAGCTTAGGG AATGATTTCCATCTAAAGGTCAGTGGGATCAAGGTTCAAGCTCTGTGCCCCAGCTTAGTGAAGACAGATTTGCTGGCAAATGCTATAAAGAATGCATTCTCCCCTGAAGTAGCACAGGCAATGGCCAAATTTGCATCCAGCCTTGGGAGTTTGAC GGCTGAGGCCGTGGCTGGAGCATTAGTGAAACTGCTGGAGGAGGGGCGCAATGGAGGATGTCtagtggtggaggcagagaaggagCCCTACTATGTAGAAGCTCCTGTCTCCTAA